From a region of the Paenibacillus lutimineralis genome:
- a CDS encoding HAD family hydrolase, whose protein sequence is MKQTVQQQIIFDLDDTLIYCNKYFELILGQFADLVSEWFSGYQLPIKEIRDKQIEIDVAGVQQIGFASQHFPESLIDTYRYFCQQFGERREELKEKQLMRLGLSVYEQSIEPYPGMIDTLDFLQRQQHELYLYTGGETVIQQRKIEQMKLADYFQDRIFIRQHKNIDALEEILGSRPFHRQNTWMIGNSLRTDISPALTAGIHAIYIKHPDEWSYNLIELAPRNDSYLYTVASLEEIPSIISDSGQARSAKKLSHRSR, encoded by the coding sequence ATGAAACAGACTGTGCAACAACAAATCATTTTCGATCTTGATGACACTTTGATCTACTGCAACAAATATTTCGAACTGATTCTCGGCCAATTTGCCGACCTCGTATCGGAATGGTTCAGCGGATACCAGCTGCCGATCAAGGAAATCCGTGATAAACAGATCGAAATCGATGTGGCCGGAGTACAGCAAATTGGATTCGCCAGTCAGCATTTCCCGGAATCGCTGATTGATACCTACCGCTACTTCTGCCAGCAATTCGGCGAGCGCCGCGAGGAACTTAAAGAAAAGCAGCTTATGCGGCTTGGCCTCAGCGTTTATGAACAATCCATTGAACCTTATCCAGGTATGATAGACACGCTCGATTTCCTGCAACGGCAGCAGCATGAGCTGTACCTTTACACCGGCGGTGAGACCGTGATCCAACAACGGAAAATTGAGCAAATGAAGCTGGCTGATTATTTTCAAGATCGTATCTTTATCCGCCAGCATAAAAATATTGATGCATTGGAAGAGATTCTGGGCTCTCGTCCGTTCCATCGTCAAAACACATGGATGATCGGGAATAGTCTACGGACCGATATCTCGCCAGCTCTCACGGCAGGTATCCATGCCATCTACATCAAGCATCCTGATGAATGGTCCTACAATCTCATCGAGCTGGCGCCGCGTAATGATTCCTATTTATATACGGTAGCTTCGCTCGAAGAGATCCCGTCCATTATATCCGACTCCGGGCAAGCCCGCAGCGCTAAGAAATTGTCGCACAGATCCAGATAG
- a CDS encoding phosphonate ABC transporter ATP-binding protein encodes MIKVSHLKKSVDGNKKQVLCDISTEFAQGELVGIVGASGSGKSTLLRCLALRDSWNSGDYTWNEDKLIEGGGKGSHKMRSRFAYLEQNPSLYPERTALKNVLIGQVGQVSAIRRFTGMVRSDDYMGAMDELEKFGLLDKAHVKAGKLSGGEKQRVAICRALVHGAKFIAADEPTIGLDPKSAERVIETFSQLCKTQGTTVVTALPLELAEKYCTRIWGVQSGELKIDIVGRRLTAGEKRLIDLA; translated from the coding sequence ATGATCAAGGTTAGCCACTTAAAAAAATCGGTGGATGGGAATAAGAAGCAAGTACTATGTGATATCAGCACAGAATTCGCTCAAGGGGAACTAGTCGGTATTGTCGGTGCAAGCGGCAGCGGAAAGAGTACGCTGCTCCGCTGTCTAGCGCTTCGTGATTCATGGAACAGCGGAGACTATACATGGAATGAGGACAAGCTGATCGAGGGCGGCGGTAAGGGGTCGCATAAAATGCGCTCCAGATTTGCTTATCTGGAACAGAATCCTTCTCTTTATCCGGAGAGAACGGCGCTCAAGAATGTTCTGATCGGACAAGTCGGTCAAGTATCGGCGATTCGCCGCTTTACCGGTATGGTTCGTTCAGATGATTATATGGGAGCGATGGACGAGCTGGAGAAATTCGGTTTGCTCGATAAGGCCCATGTAAAGGCTGGCAAACTTAGCGGTGGAGAGAAGCAGCGGGTGGCCATTTGCCGAGCACTTGTCCATGGCGCTAAATTTATCGCTGCGGACGAGCCCACGATTGGACTGGATCCCAAATCAGCTGAGAGAGTCATCGAGACCTTCAGCCAACTGTGCAAAACCCAGGGAACGACCGTAGTGACTGCACTCCCGCTTGAATTGGCCGAGAAATATTGCACGCGAATTTGGGGTGTTCAATCGGGGGAACTTAAGATAGACATCGTTGGGAGACGGCTGACTGCTGGGGAGAAACGATTAATCGATTTAGCATGA
- a CDS encoding MFS transporter gives MTITSNSSKFPIRVSPFFLLTLVIIISGLSQGLLLPVLAIFMEERGIPSSVNGMHAAALYVGSFAMTLVAERVLGRTGFKKLLIGGMIAVMVALPIFPLVSNLSIWFVLRLIVGIGDSAIHFTSQLWLLLLSPKERRGRNLSLYGMSYGLGFSFGPFGIRLLSYGQLLPFLLLSILTAVGVLLVILRMPNKYPERAAGSVKETRKYGRIYRLAWFALFTPLLYGYMESTMNSNFPIYGLRIGLSTEQIATLLPFFGIGGLILQLPLGMLSDRYSRKVVLMIAGLGGGTLFLIAPLAGNNFWGLLLLFLGAGGLVGSFFSLGLAYAADLLPAALLPAANVIASFHFSLGSILGPNVGGAAMEFISPGTLFILLGSLYVLFTLAGFGFRKQTLEKNENMNRL, from the coding sequence ATGACAATAACATCAAATTCTAGTAAATTTCCGATAAGGGTATCGCCATTTTTCTTATTGACATTGGTCATTATTATATCGGGGTTAAGCCAAGGACTGCTTTTACCAGTTCTTGCTATCTTCATGGAAGAGCGGGGAATCCCTTCCTCTGTGAACGGGATGCATGCCGCTGCTCTCTATGTGGGTTCATTTGCCATGACATTGGTTGCCGAGCGCGTGCTTGGACGTACTGGCTTCAAGAAGCTGCTGATCGGCGGCATGATAGCGGTTATGGTCGCTTTGCCGATCTTTCCGTTAGTCTCAAACTTGTCTATATGGTTCGTACTGCGTCTGATTGTCGGAATCGGAGACAGCGCGATTCATTTTACCTCACAGCTTTGGCTGCTCCTGCTGTCACCCAAAGAACGTCGCGGACGGAACCTTTCACTCTATGGTATGTCCTACGGGCTTGGCTTCAGCTTCGGCCCCTTCGGGATCCGATTGTTGAGCTATGGTCAGCTTCTTCCATTTCTACTATTGTCTATTCTTACCGCAGTAGGGGTACTCCTCGTTATACTTCGGATGCCTAATAAGTATCCAGAGAGAGCAGCGGGTAGTGTGAAGGAAACTCGTAAATACGGACGAATTTACAGGCTGGCCTGGTTTGCTCTGTTCACGCCATTATTATATGGATATATGGAATCGACGATGAACAGCAATTTCCCAATTTACGGCCTGCGGATCGGATTAAGTACAGAGCAAATCGCAACGCTGCTTCCTTTCTTCGGAATCGGTGGTCTGATTCTGCAGCTTCCGCTAGGAATGCTGAGCGACCGTTATAGCCGCAAGGTAGTATTAATGATTGCAGGCCTCGGCGGAGGGACGCTGTTCTTGATCGCACCGCTGGCAGGGAATAACTTCTGGGGCTTACTGCTGCTGTTCCTGGGTGCTGGTGGCCTAGTTGGTTCCTTCTTCTCGCTTGGACTTGCTTATGCCGCCGATTTGTTGCCAGCAGCGCTGTTACCGGCTGCGAATGTGATAGCTTCTTTCCATTTCAGCCTTGGAAGTATTCTCGGCCCGAATGTCGGTGGAGCTGCGATGGAATTTATAAGTCCGGGTACGTTATTCATCCTTCTGGGCAGTTTGTATGTGCTATTTACTTTGGCTGGATTCGGCTTTAGAAAACAAACTCTCGAAAAAAATGAAAATATGAACAGGCTGTAA
- a CDS encoding ArsR family transcriptional regulator, giving the protein MAYDVKVDVSPIYELLSSFMLYTTRKWINNLDIGREWIHDIQQNLSEEARQAFAEAADYPFGDYDLLYALALERDSSVQILGYLEALSHGNTGSLLARITPYVPAATLEDVERLQTNYAPLLNIWHDNYFKGVEELYAGMMEEDAMEKKDLLEKMDPEPLIEFASGGLVLDQELPVKHIILVPSIHFRPINTYCFFKEELLIQYPIDIPEADEDEPPICLLRLTQALSKPERLQLLRYLANEPKSMQEMIRDTNESRAQLHHELMILRSAGMLRVHLTDRSKEKFSIRPDGASELQMFLESYIRI; this is encoded by the coding sequence ATGGCTTATGATGTAAAAGTCGATGTGTCACCGATTTATGAGTTGCTCAGCAGCTTCATGTTATATACTACACGAAAATGGATTAACAATCTGGACATCGGACGCGAATGGATTCACGACATTCAACAGAACCTTAGTGAGGAAGCACGGCAAGCCTTCGCTGAGGCGGCTGACTATCCGTTCGGCGATTATGATCTGCTCTACGCCCTGGCGCTGGAACGGGACTCATCCGTACAAATCCTTGGCTATCTGGAGGCGTTGTCTCACGGTAATACCGGTTCACTACTCGCCCGGATTACTCCGTACGTTCCCGCTGCGACCCTGGAAGATGTGGAACGGCTTCAGACTAACTATGCGCCGCTCCTTAATATTTGGCATGACAATTACTTTAAAGGTGTCGAGGAGCTGTACGCGGGCATGATGGAAGAGGACGCCATGGAGAAGAAGGATCTGCTTGAGAAAATGGATCCCGAGCCGCTCATCGAATTTGCCTCGGGTGGGCTTGTGCTCGATCAGGAGCTTCCCGTGAAGCATATTATTCTCGTTCCATCCATTCATTTCAGACCGATAAATACGTATTGCTTCTTCAAGGAAGAGCTGCTTATCCAATATCCGATCGATATTCCGGAAGCTGATGAGGACGAGCCGCCAATCTGCCTGCTTCGACTGACCCAGGCGTTATCCAAGCCGGAACGTCTGCAACTGCTGCGCTATTTGGCGAATGAGCCGAAGTCGATGCAGGAGATGATCCGGGACACCAATGAGTCGAGGGCGCAATTGCACCATGAATTGATGATTCTCAGATCTGCGGGTATGCTTCGCGTTCATCTTACTGACCGCAGTAAGGAGAAGTTCAGCATCCGGCCAGACGGCGCCTCCGAGCTGCAGATGTTCCTCGAGTCCTATATTCGCATTTAA